From the Falco biarmicus isolate bFalBia1 chromosome 19, bFalBia1.pri, whole genome shotgun sequence genome, one window contains:
- the IL6R gene encoding LOW QUALITY PROTEIN: interleukin-6 receptor subunit alpha (The sequence of the model RefSeq protein was modified relative to this genomic sequence to represent the inferred CDS: deleted 2 bases in 2 codons) — translation MGLSRDTVLGRPGANVTLTCQDQAPVNVPVSWQVEARGASAAGGRRLAGGNVLLLQRLRYEDSGRYSCSLGGRPLRSLRLLVEEPPETPRVSCYRRSHDKDVLCEWPLQAKPSPGTRAMLWVKRRFVAENATEQRCRYFSKARKFLCRVKVPPGTEDTKPLVVSTCAHNGAGASAGEDRIITLSSVLKPDPPLNVTVEALEKAPQRLRVNWSYPSSWDPRFYWLRFQVRYRPEPARTFTEVRPLPQVDQVMTTWLDIRDAWRGMQHVVQVRAQEEFGHGAWSEWSREAVGTPLDSLTESPPFTLQTPATSPLKWDPSARRWDVASAPGGGGGGERDMLPSWVSCPGVGQGDSKVAPVPPHPPTSSCSSPGEDGTYGITLPPELFGEDDAGGEEGARVGSSTRSVAHPSAFLVAGGSLLLGIALFVGIVVRYKQMWRTGGWRTAKPEGEGQHVLVPLGPPSPPLSDTPLLSPPAPPVPGALHVTNLDYFFSGQ, via the exons ATGG GGCTCTCACGGGACACGGTGCTGGGACGCCCGGGAGCAAACGTCACGTTGACCTGCCAGGACCAGGCACCAGTGAACGTCCCGGTGTCCTGGCAGGTGGAGGCGCGGGGGGCTtcggcggcg gggggccgcAGGCTGGCGGGGGGCAACGTGCTGCTCCTGCAGCGGCTGCGCTACGAGGACTCGGGGCGTTACAGCTGCTCCTTGGGGGGCCGCCCGCTGCGCTCCCTGCGCCTGCTGGTGGAAG AGCCCCCCGAAACTCCCCGCGTCTCCTGCTACCGGCGGAGCCACGACAAAGACGTCCTGTGCGAGTGGCCGCTGCAGGCGAAGCCGTCCCCGGGGACGCGGGCGATGCTCTGGGTGAAGCGGAG GTTCGTGGCTGAGAACGCCACGGAGCAGCGGTGCCGCTACTTCTCCAAGGCGCGGAAGTTTCTTTGCCGCGTGAAGGTGCCCCCCGGGACCGAAGACACCAAACCCCTCGTGGTGTCCACGTGCGCCCACAACGGTGCCGGTGCCTCGGCCGGCGAGGACAGGATCATCACCCTCAGCAGCGTCC TGAAGCCCGACCCCCCCCTCAACGTCACGGTGGAGGCGCTGGAGAAGGCGCCGCAGCGGCTGCGGGTCAACTGGTCCTACCCCTCCTCGTGGGAC CCCCGCTTCTACTGGCTCCGCTTCCAGGTCCGCTACCGCCCTGAGCCTGCCCGGACCTTCACGGAGGTGAGACCCCTTCCCCA GGTGGACCAGGTGATGACGACGTGGCTGGACATCCGTGACGCGTGGCGGGGGATGCAGCACGTGGTGCAGGTGCGGGCGCAGGAGGAGTTCGGCCACGGCGCGTGGAGCGAGTGGAGCCGGGAGGCGGTGGGCACCCCCCTGGATAG CCTCACAGAGTCCCCCCCCTTCACCTTGCAGACCCCAGCGACCTCACCTCTGAAATGGGACCCTTCAGCTCGCAGGTGGGACGTGGCCTCAGccccggggggtgggggtgggggggagcgcGACATGCTCCCGAGTTGGGTCTCGTGTCCCGGTGTGGGACAAGGGGACAGCAAAGTGGCACCCGTCCCACCGCACCCCCCCACCTCGTCTTGCAGTTCCCCCGGGGAGGACGGCACCTACGGGATCACACTGCCCCCCGAGCTCTTTGGGGAGGATGATGCTGGTGGTGAGGAGGGGGCCCGGGTTGGCT CCAGCACCCGCTCCGTGGCGCACCCCTCTGCCTTCCTGGTGGCCGggggcagcctgctcctgggCATCGCCCTCTTCGTTGGCATCGTGGTGAG GTACAAGCAGATGTGGCGGACGGGTGGGTGGCGGACAGCCAAGCCAGAGGGGGAGGGGCAGCATGTGCTGGTGCCCCtgggcccccccagcccccccctcAGTGACACCCCCCTGCtctcgccccccgcccccccggtCCCCGGGGCTCTCCATGTCACCAACTTGGACTATTTCTTCTCAGGACAGTAG
- the SHE gene encoding LOW QUALITY PROTEIN: SH2 domain-containing adapter protein E (The sequence of the model RefSeq protein was modified relative to this genomic sequence to represent the inferred CDS: deleted 1 base in 1 codon), giving the protein WYESSFGGSHLIPPPPVQFEGSERPKEEAPRQHLRQKSWTPKMLKAAGSEHGEGERVDPALALEKQPWYHGAITRAEAESRLQACREAGYLVRTSETGSGKYSIALKTSQGCVHILVAQTKDNKYTLSQASGVFASVPEVVHYYSTEKLPFKGAEHMALLHPVHCKGH; this is encoded by the exons TGGTACGAGAGCAGCTTTGGGGGCTCACATctcattcccccccccccagtccaGTTTGAGGGCTCGGAGCGCCCCAAGGAGGAGGCGCCGCGGCAGCACCTACGCCAGAAGAGCTGGACCCCCAAGATGCTGAAGGCAGCGGGCAGCGAGCACGGCGAGGGGGAGCGG GTCGACCCTGCCCTGGCGCTGGAGAAGCAGCC CTGGTACCACGGGGCCATCACGAGGGCCGAGGCAGAGAGTCGGCTGCAGGCATGCCGCGAGGCCGGCTACCTGGTGCGCACCAGCGAGACCGGCAGCGGCAAGTACTCCATCGCGCTCAA GACCAGCCAGGGCTGCGTCCACATCCTGGTGGCCCAGACCAAGGACAACAAGTACACGCTCAGCCAGGCCAGCGGCGTCTTCGCCAGCGTCCCCGAGGTCGTGCACTACTACTCCACCGAGAAGCTGCCCTTCAAGGGGGCCGAGCACATGGCCCTGCTGCACCCCGTCCACTGCAAGGGGCATTAG